A genomic stretch from Desulfolutivibrio sulfodismutans DSM 3696 includes:
- the gyrA gene encoding DNA gyrase subunit A encodes MSELISIETELKKSYLEYSLSVIIGRAIPDVRDGLKPVHRRILFAMHELSNYFNRPYKKSARVVGDVIGKYHPHGDSAVYDALVRMAQEFSMRDVLVDGQGNFGSIDGDAAAAMRYTEVRMSRLTSEFLADIEKETVSFRPNYDNSLEEPEVLPTKVPNLLLNGSSGIAVGMATNIPPHNLGELCDGLLLLLDNPDCDVKQLINCIPGPDFPTGASIHGGRGLLEAYTTGRGSIRIRGKVEVEERKKGHFSIVIREIPYALNKSSLVEKIAALVNDRKIEGISDLRDESDRRGIRVVMDLKKGFIPDIIINSLYKFTPLESSFGMNMLVVAGNRPALLNLKQILVYFLNHRREIILARSRFDLRKSEERAHILEGLKIALDNIDEVVSLIRASKTPPEAKTRLIERFGLSDRQAQAILEMRLQRLTNLERDKLLEEYAELLKFIEYLKSILENEEILLGVIRDEITELKHKFATPRRTQILEDLDGIDILDLIPDDEVVITLSRRGYIKRTRMDNYQQQKRGGKGIAGVLTGTDDFVQSFCTTSNHQSLLLFTNLGRMFLLPVHQVPEGGRTARGAHIANLLPLDKEEFIAAAMTLREFAQDRHFLFVTKRGMVKKSAVELYKNCRSSGLIAVTLRPTDELLVVKEISPEAEILLATKNGLSIRFRAHDVRPMGRAASGVRGIALRGGDEVTAGVIFSGMERTEMLAISANGYGKRTSLEHYPLRNRGGLGVINMKVTPKTGPVIGAAMVKPDDGLLLLTSANKIIRLSVGDISTVGRATQGVMLVRMEEDDTVIGFDLAENAESLDLEQ; translated from the coding sequence GTGAGTGAACTGATTAGTATAGAAACGGAACTTAAAAAGTCCTACCTTGAATATTCTCTGAGTGTTATCATTGGTCGGGCGATTCCTGACGTCCGTGATGGGCTTAAACCTGTTCACAGGCGTATTCTTTTTGCCATGCATGAACTTTCAAATTATTTCAATCGCCCATATAAAAAATCTGCTCGAGTTGTCGGTGATGTTATCGGTAAATATCATCCGCATGGTGACTCAGCCGTTTATGACGCTTTAGTTCGAATGGCTCAAGAATTTTCTATGCGTGATGTCCTTGTTGATGGCCAAGGCAACTTTGGATCTATTGATGGTGATGCCGCAGCGGCGATGCGTTATACCGAAGTGAGGATGTCTCGCCTTACGAGTGAATTTCTTGCTGATATTGAAAAAGAAACAGTTTCTTTTCGACCAAATTATGATAATTCATTGGAAGAACCAGAAGTTTTACCTACAAAGGTTCCAAATCTATTGTTAAATGGTTCTTCTGGTATTGCTGTTGGCATGGCTACAAATATTCCTCCACATAATCTCGGTGAATTATGTGATGGTTTGTTGTTACTTCTTGATAATCCCGACTGCGATGTTAAACAACTCATCAATTGTATCCCTGGACCTGATTTTCCCACTGGCGCTAGCATCCACGGTGGAAGAGGACTTCTTGAAGCATATACCACTGGCCGTGGGAGTATTCGAATTCGAGGCAAGGTTGAAGTTGAAGAAAGAAAAAAAGGTCATTTCTCGATTGTTATTCGCGAAATACCTTATGCATTAAATAAATCATCCCTCGTTGAAAAAATTGCAGCCCTTGTAAATGATCGCAAAATTGAAGGAATTTCTGATCTTCGAGATGAATCCGATCGTCGAGGAATCAGAGTAGTGATGGATCTCAAAAAAGGATTTATTCCCGATATAATTATTAATTCTCTTTATAAATTCACGCCACTTGAAAGTTCTTTCGGCATGAATATGCTTGTAGTTGCTGGCAATCGCCCAGCTTTATTAAATCTTAAACAAATTTTAGTATATTTTCTCAATCATCGCCGAGAAATAATTTTAGCCAGATCTCGTTTTGATCTCCGAAAATCTGAGGAGAGGGCTCATATTCTTGAAGGTTTAAAGATCGCGTTAGATAATATTGATGAGGTTGTTTCTCTTATTCGTGCTTCGAAAACACCCCCAGAGGCAAAAACTCGTTTAATTGAACGTTTTGGTCTTTCTGATCGTCAAGCACAAGCTATTTTAGAGATGCGTTTACAACGCCTCACCAATCTTGAAAGAGATAAATTACTTGAAGAATATGCTGAGCTTTTAAAGTTTATTGAATATCTTAAGAGTATTTTGGAGAATGAAGAAATTTTACTTGGTGTCATACGTGATGAAATAACTGAATTAAAACATAAATTTGCAACTCCTCGCCGTACTCAAATTCTTGAAGATTTAGATGGTATTGATATTTTAGATCTTATTCCTGATGATGAAGTTGTTATAACCCTTTCTAGACGTGGTTATATCAAACGTACCCGGATGGATAATTATCAACAACAAAAACGTGGAGGAAAAGGTATTGCCGGGGTTTTAACAGGGACAGATGATTTTGTGCAATCCTTTTGTACCACTTCCAATCATCAATCCTTGCTGTTGTTTACAAATCTCGGACGTATGTTTCTACTCCCTGTCCATCAAGTACCGGAAGGAGGCCGAACTGCCCGCGGTGCGCATATTGCCAATCTCCTTCCACTTGACAAAGAGGAGTTCATTGCGGCAGCCATGACTTTACGCGAGTTCGCCCAAGATCGACATTTTCTTTTTGTTACTAAACGAGGAATGGTTAAAAAATCCGCGGTAGAATTATATAAAAATTGTCGCAGTAGCGGTCTTATTGCTGTGACACTTCGTCCCACAGATGAATTACTTGTTGTTAAAGAGATTTCACCTGAGGCCGAGATATTATTAGCTACCAAAAATGGTCTTTCCATTCGTTTTAGAGCTCATGATGTAAGGCCCATGGGTCGAGCAGCATCGGGAGTACGTGGGATTGCTCTGCGCGGAGGAGATGAAGTGACGGCTGGAGTTATTTTCTCCGGTATGGAACGCACTGAAATGCTAGCCATATCTGCTAATGGATATGGTAAACGGACTTCTCTTGAGCATTATCCTTTGCGTAATCGTGGTGGACTTGGCGTAATTAACATGAAGGTTACTCCAAAAACAGGACCGGTCATTGGTGCTGCCATGGTCAAACCCGATGATGGTTTATTACTTCTTACTTCTGCAAATAAAATCATACGATTAAGCGTTGGAGATATCAGCACTGTTGGCCGAGCGACGCAAGGAGTCATGCTTGTTCGCATGGAAGAAGATGACACAGTCATAGGTTTTGATCTTGCTGAAAACGCTGAGTCTTTAGATTTGGAACAATAA
- a CDS encoding NAD-dependent epimerase, with translation MNILVTGAAGFIGYHLCRRFLKMGHSVVGLDNLNAYYSVHIKQDRLSQLHEYEHFQFAKIDLADKKAVFKLFQEHDFSHVVNLAAQAGVRYSIENPGAYVETNLVGFSHILEGCRHGGVRHLVFASSSSVYGLNTNMPFSVHNNVDHPISLYAATKKSNELMAHTYSYLYGLPCTGLRFFTVYGPWGRPDMALFLFTKAILEGKPISVFNHGKMRRDFTYIDDIIEGVTRITGRTPTANPHWDSNAPDPSSSVAPYKIYNIGNNNTVELGRFIEVIEDQLGKKAEKQYLPLQPGDVPMTFADVDDLIADVGFKPSTPIEVGIAKFIEWYRDYFHV, from the coding sequence ATGAACATTCTTGTTACTGGTGCTGCTGGATTTATTGGTTATCATCTTTGTCGTCGTTTTTTGAAAATGGGGCATTCCGTTGTTGGATTAGATAATCTCAATGCATATTATTCTGTACATATTAAGCAAGATCGATTGTCTCAACTCCACGAATATGAGCATTTTCAATTTGCAAAAATTGATCTTGCTGACAAAAAAGCAGTATTCAAGCTTTTTCAAGAACATGATTTCAGTCATGTCGTCAATCTTGCTGCTCAAGCTGGCGTTCGATATAGCATTGAAAATCCTGGAGCGTATGTAGAGACCAATCTTGTTGGATTTTCTCATATTTTGGAAGGTTGTCGCCATGGAGGAGTACGTCATTTAGTTTTCGCCTCTTCCAGTTCTGTCTATGGACTGAACACCAACATGCCTTTTTCTGTTCATAATAATGTTGACCACCCTATCAGTCTGTATGCTGCCACAAAAAAATCAAATGAACTCATGGCCCATACGTATAGCTATCTATACGGTCTCCCCTGCACTGGTTTACGGTTCTTTACAGTCTATGGCCCGTGGGGAAGACCTGATATGGCATTGTTTCTATTTACAAAAGCCATTTTGGAGGGAAAACCCATCTCTGTCTTTAACCACGGAAAGATGAGAAGGGATTTTACATACATAGACGATATTATTGAAGGAGTAACACGCATTACCGGCAGAACCCCGACGGCAAATCCTCATTGGGATTCAAATGCTCCTGATCCATCATCAAGTGTCGCTCCATATAAAATTTATAACATTGGCAACAATAATACGGTTGAGCTTGGCCGTTTTATAGAAGTTATTGAGGATCAACTTGGAAAAAAGGCTGAAAAACAATATTTACCGCTTCAGCCAGGTGATGTTCCGATGACTTTCGCTGATGTCGATGATTTAATCGCGGATGTGGGTTTTAAGCCATCCACGCCGATTGAAGTTGGAATTGCGAAGTTCATTGAGTGGTATCGTGACTATTTCCACGTTTAA
- the coaBC gene encoding bifunctional phosphopantothenoylcysteine decarboxylase/phosphopantothenate--cysteine ligase CoaBC, producing the protein MQSHFEFNFFSDKAIHFGVTGSISAFKIYSIVRLLLKLGINISCTLTKSAQQFVTPLSFQALGVDPVYSDMFKPQGNHFSHLAPSRTAQCQIIAPATANFIAKMAHGIADDMLSCQTLAFPHQQILAPAMNSLMWLSIPVQNNIQILKSRNVNILTPREGLLACGDAGLGKLADENDIFLSILKALSPQDLTGKKVLVCFGPTHEYFDVARYWSNPSTGLMGACLAIAAWLRGAEVHVVHGPCSFYFPQSIIITSITSAKQMYEAMITKYQAFDIICMAAAVADFSPIPFALSDEKFKRDITGLSVPNIEFTANPDILAKLGTLKTANQKLIGFCAETRDLELHAKEKLVRKNCDLMVANYIGHCDSGFNSSTNDVAVIDKYGRYEKWPVLPKTEVAWRILDWTTHV; encoded by the coding sequence ATGCAATCACATTTCGAGTTCAATTTTTTTTCTGATAAAGCGATTCATTTTGGTGTCACTGGAAGTATTTCTGCTTTTAAAATATATTCGATTGTCCGTTTGCTGCTAAAATTAGGGATTAATATTAGTTGTACATTGACAAAATCCGCTCAACAGTTTGTAACACCACTTTCATTTCAAGCCCTTGGTGTTGATCCTGTTTATTCCGATATGTTCAAACCACAAGGCAACCATTTTTCCCATTTAGCGCCATCTCGAACTGCGCAATGCCAGATTATAGCTCCCGCAACAGCTAATTTTATAGCAAAAATGGCTCATGGCATAGCTGATGATATGCTATCTTGTCAAACTCTTGCGTTTCCTCATCAGCAAATACTTGCACCAGCCATGAATTCTCTTATGTGGTTATCAATTCCGGTTCAAAATAATATTCAAATTTTGAAATCTCGCAACGTCAATATACTAACACCTAGAGAAGGATTACTTGCTTGCGGTGACGCTGGTCTAGGGAAGCTTGCTGATGAAAATGATATATTTTTATCAATTTTAAAAGCGCTGAGTCCTCAAGATTTGACAGGGAAAAAGGTACTAGTTTGTTTCGGTCCAACCCATGAATATTTTGATGTCGCACGTTATTGGTCAAATCCATCAACAGGCCTTATGGGCGCCTGCCTGGCCATAGCCGCATGGCTGCGCGGCGCTGAGGTGCATGTTGTTCATGGACCATGTTCCTTTTATTTCCCTCAAAGCATTATAATTACATCTATCACTTCAGCCAAACAAATGTATGAAGCGATGATCACAAAATATCAAGCGTTTGATATAATTTGTATGGCAGCCGCTGTTGCTGATTTTTCTCCTATCCCTTTTGCACTGAGTGATGAAAAATTTAAGCGTGACATTACCGGGTTATCTGTTCCTAATATTGAATTTACTGCAAATCCAGATATTTTGGCTAAACTCGGTACTCTCAAAACCGCTAATCAAAAATTAATAGGGTTTTGCGCTGAAACAAGGGATCTTGAACTTCATGCTAAAGAAAAGCTTGTACGGAAAAATTGTGATTTGATGGTGGCGAATTATATTGGTCATTGTGATTCAGGTTTTAATTCTTCTACTAATGACGTTGCAGTTATTGATAAATATGGTCGTTATGAAAAATGGCCTGTTCTTCCAAAAACTGAAGTTGCTTGGAGGATTTTAGATTGGACGACTCACGTCTAA
- a CDS encoding tetratricopeptide repeat protein — translation MFFLLRFFVLFFLIFSLQCCSSNTNSESNIIQNARTAFLTGENIAAENFYKNYLKDFPNGEYRLEAWERIYDITVNLRKDKVNALPLLDAMLLEYANDKKLLPQIIQKLANLCSDLFQHEKSIELWIKYIELEILTDSQRNLARLQLSKEYLLLKNFDLALQVLRMCIDDKDSEGVFSSCQIQEAQVLFRMNQYDAAIFLLLSLRSNYPKQSNIYLDATFLLGDIFEILQNKTKAIEMYESILESYPNTRAVITRLNNLKLN, via the coding sequence ATGTTTTTTTTGCTGAGATTTTTTGTACTTTTTTTTCTTATTTTTTCTCTACAATGCTGTTCAAGTAACACCAATTCTGAATCTAATATTATACAAAACGCCAGAACGGCATTTTTAACAGGTGAGAATATAGCTGCTGAGAATTTCTATAAAAACTATCTAAAAGATTTTCCTAATGGTGAATATCGATTAGAAGCCTGGGAACGTATTTATGATATTACTGTAAATTTGAGAAAAGATAAGGTTAATGCTTTACCACTTCTTGATGCGATGCTTTTGGAATATGCAAATGATAAAAAATTATTACCTCAAATAATACAAAAATTAGCAAATTTATGTTCGGATTTATTTCAACATGAGAAATCAATTGAGTTATGGATTAAATACATTGAATTAGAAATACTTACTGACTCTCAAAGAAATCTTGCCAGATTGCAATTGTCAAAGGAATATTTATTGTTAAAAAACTTCGATTTAGCACTTCAAGTATTACGTATGTGCATTGATGATAAAGATTCTGAAGGTGTTTTTTCTTCATGTCAAATACAAGAAGCTCAAGTTCTATTTCGTATGAATCAATATGATGCAGCAATATTCTTACTTTTGTCTTTGCGTAGTAACTACCCAAAACAATCAAATATTTATCTTGATGCCACGTTTCTCCTTGGCGATATTTTTGAAATTTTACAGAATAAAACAAAAGCTATTGAAATGTATGAATCCATTTTGGAGTCGTATCCTAATACTCGGGCTGTAATAACTCGCCTTAATAATTTAAAATTAAATTAA
- the dnaN gene encoding DNA polymerase III subunit beta, whose amino-acid sequence MHVKVFRNDIIDGLQKSSSIIPAKTGAAFLRTLWLEAKNESLRIFSTDSSLEFTGEYNAIIHEEGLVGVQGKNFHELIRKLPSGEIGMRLDITTGNLIITQGTRKYKLPTSDKSWFQNFSPFPEIGVAVWSGDFLQELIDRVTYCISDEDTMQAMACMYLKPENIESKVEVCGLNGHQFALVAFLNDDIYGMLPGDGILIQKKYVSELKKWLTADEIELAISQKRLFFRGTEKKETFSLPLSYYQFPDYSSFLSKLSHDDTSVLSINRDELSDALNRVAIFNTETNRCAYFQFESAGELSLRSQGQESGEASEILSAEYTGNLRQIAFPTKDIIDILSHFNSDKITLTLTGSEGPCGITGTDDPDYVVIIMPMKIVEETYYNEEYIS is encoded by the coding sequence ATGCATGTAAAAGTTTTCCGAAACGACATTATCGATGGATTACAAAAATCATCCAGCATTATTCCTGCCAAAACTGGAGCTGCTTTTCTCCGTACTCTTTGGCTTGAAGCAAAAAATGAATCATTAAGAATTTTTTCAACTGATTCAAGTCTAGAATTTACTGGTGAATATAATGCTATAATTCATGAAGAAGGCCTTGTTGGTGTTCAAGGAAAGAATTTTCATGAACTTATTCGCAAGCTGCCTTCAGGCGAAATTGGAATGCGGCTTGATATAACAACTGGAAATCTTATTATAACACAAGGAACCAGGAAATATAAACTACCTACTAGCGATAAAAGTTGGTTTCAAAATTTTTCCCCTTTTCCTGAGATTGGTGTAGCTGTTTGGTCGGGTGATTTTTTGCAAGAATTAATTGATCGTGTTACTTATTGCATAAGTGATGAAGACACTATGCAAGCGATGGCTTGTATGTATCTGAAACCAGAAAACATTGAATCTAAAGTTGAAGTTTGTGGTTTAAATGGGCATCAGTTTGCTCTTGTTGCATTTCTTAATGATGATATTTATGGTATGCTTCCTGGAGATGGCATTCTTATTCAAAAAAAATATGTTTCTGAACTTAAAAAATGGTTAACAGCCGACGAAATAGAACTGGCAATTAGTCAAAAGCGACTTTTTTTCAGAGGAACTGAAAAGAAAGAAACTTTCAGCTTACCTTTGAGTTATTATCAATTTCCAGATTACAGCTCTTTCCTTTCCAAACTTTCCCACGATGATACCTCTGTTCTTTCTATTAATAGAGATGAACTTTCTGATGCGTTAAATCGTGTAGCAATTTTTAATACAGAAACAAATCGGTGCGCTTATTTTCAATTTGAATCCGCTGGTGAACTGTCTTTGCGAAGTCAAGGTCAGGAATCAGGTGAAGCAAGTGAAATTTTAAGTGCGGAATATACTGGAAATTTGCGGCAAATTGCTTTTCCAACAAAAGACATCATCGATATTTTAAGTCATTTTAACTCTGATAAAATAACACTTACTTTGACAGGATCCGAAGGCCCTTGTGGCATAACTGGAACTGATGACCCGGATTACGTTGTCATTATTATGCCGATGAAAATTGTCGAAGAGACGTACTATAACGAGGAATATATCTCATGA
- the gyrB gene encoding DNA topoisomerase (ATP-hydrolyzing) subunit B codes for MIQNGSDNTYNADSITVLEGLSAVRKRPAMYIGSTDLRGLHHLVYEVVDNSIDESMAGYCDRISITIHLDNSVTISDNGRGIPVDIHPKEGKPAVEVVMTVLHAGGKFDNDAYKVSGGLHGVGVSVVNALSEYLEVTVKRNNKRYQQRYERGIPVTSVSLIGESESTGTTVRFRADEEIFETLQFSHDILRKRFEELAYLNSGLEIDFRDDRNQQRETFHVEGGLSQFVRDLNSGESVIHDIISGEGELDNVVVQFALQYNAKYKEDVLTFANNIRTREGGKHLEGFRTALTRAINTYIEKSDLAKKYKQKLSGDDVREGLSAVISVKLPRPQFEGQTKTKLGNSEVAGIVSKIIYDSINVFFEENPKDAKAIVEKAVDAARAREAARKAKELVRRKGALSDHSLPGKLADCQSKNPEESELYIVEGDSAGGSAKQGRDPRFQAILPLRGKILNVEKTRMDKMLGNKEIRALITAMGSGIGDDEKDISKLRYHKIIIMTDADVDGAHIRTLLLTFFFRQYLELIDGGHIYIAQPPLYRVHKGDFERYIKDEEEMSLFLLGRIGEDLSVQIDDKIFFGNDLTNIILQIRNLQLRISEAVSYGIPELLLLNLLNFTRKITLEDFINNIIPYEILKYLSDKGYLVEFEELVEDDEKRNYLIFENSCRSRFRLGLEFFQSKVYRRAFEAFHELKNICNNFEFILSKKEEKREIHGLFELYQAVMDEAHKGIHIQRYKGLGEMNPEQLWKTTMNPENRTFLKVNVDDLSEAGDIFSDLMGEKVEPRREFIERNALSVRELDI; via the coding sequence ATGATTCAAAATGGCTCTGATAATACATATAATGCTGATAGTATTACTGTACTGGAAGGACTTTCTGCCGTTCGTAAACGTCCGGCTATGTACATTGGATCGACAGATTTACGAGGTCTTCATCATCTTGTTTATGAAGTTGTTGATAACTCTATTGATGAATCCATGGCTGGTTATTGTGATAGAATTTCAATTACTATTCATTTGGATAACAGTGTAACTATTAGTGATAATGGCCGAGGAATACCAGTAGATATTCATCCTAAAGAAGGAAAACCAGCTGTCGAAGTTGTTATGACAGTTCTTCACGCCGGTGGAAAATTTGATAACGATGCCTATAAGGTTTCTGGTGGATTGCATGGTGTCGGTGTTTCCGTTGTCAATGCTTTATCTGAATATCTCGAAGTCACAGTTAAGAGAAATAATAAACGTTATCAACAACGTTATGAACGTGGAATTCCTGTCACTTCTGTATCGTTGATCGGTGAATCTGAATCAACCGGCACAACTGTTCGTTTTCGAGCAGATGAAGAAATTTTTGAAACCTTACAGTTCTCTCATGATATCCTTAGAAAACGATTTGAAGAATTGGCCTATTTAAATAGCGGCCTTGAAATTGATTTTCGGGATGACCGGAACCAACAAAGGGAGACCTTTCACGTTGAAGGTGGGCTTAGTCAATTTGTTCGTGATTTGAATTCAGGCGAATCTGTCATCCATGATATAATTTCTGGTGAAGGTGAACTTGATAATGTTGTTGTACAATTTGCTTTGCAATATAATGCAAAGTACAAAGAAGATGTTTTAACATTCGCTAATAATATACGTACTCGCGAAGGTGGAAAACACTTAGAAGGTTTCCGTACAGCGTTAACACGTGCAATCAACACATACATTGAAAAGTCAGATCTCGCAAAAAAATATAAGCAGAAACTTTCTGGTGATGATGTCCGGGAAGGTCTTTCAGCAGTTATCAGCGTCAAACTTCCTCGACCCCAATTTGAAGGTCAGACTAAAACTAAACTTGGCAACAGCGAAGTAGCTGGTATTGTTTCAAAAATTATTTATGACAGCATAAATGTATTTTTTGAAGAAAATCCGAAAGATGCCAAAGCAATTGTTGAAAAGGCTGTTGATGCAGCCCGTGCGCGGGAAGCAGCTCGGAAAGCCAAAGAACTAGTCCGGCGCAAAGGCGCATTATCCGACCATTCGCTTCCAGGTAAATTGGCTGACTGCCAGAGTAAAAATCCTGAAGAAAGTGAACTTTACATTGTTGAGGGAGATTCCGCAGGTGGTTCCGCAAAACAGGGACGCGACCCTCGTTTCCAAGCTATTTTACCACTTCGAGGAAAAATTTTAAATGTTGAAAAAACTCGAATGGATAAAATGCTCGGAAATAAAGAAATTCGTGCTTTGATTACTGCTATGGGTTCAGGAATTGGTGATGATGAAAAAGATATTTCAAAACTTAGGTACCATAAGATTATAATTATGACAGATGCTGATGTTGATGGAGCACATATTAGAACATTACTTCTTACTTTTTTCTTTCGTCAATATCTAGAATTAATTGATGGAGGACATATTTATATTGCTCAACCTCCATTATATAGAGTTCACAAGGGTGATTTCGAAAGATACATAAAAGACGAAGAAGAAATGTCTTTATTTCTTTTAGGACGTATTGGTGAGGATCTTTCTGTCCAGATCGACGACAAAATATTTTTTGGGAATGATCTTACAAATATTATTTTGCAGATTCGGAATCTACAACTTCGCATTTCGGAAGCAGTTTCTTATGGTATTCCTGAATTACTATTGTTGAATCTTTTGAATTTTACAAGAAAAATTACATTAGAAGATTTTATAAATAATATAATTCCTTATGAAATTTTAAAATATCTTTCTGATAAAGGGTATTTAGTAGAATTTGAAGAACTAGTGGAAGACGATGAAAAACGAAACTATTTAATTTTCGAAAATTCCTGCCGTTCTCGTTTTCGTCTTGGTTTAGAATTTTTCCAATCAAAAGTTTATCGAAGGGCATTTGAAGCTTTTCATGAATTAAAAAATATTTGTAATAATTTTGAATTTATTTTGTCTAAAAAAGAAGAAAAACGCGAAATTCATGGATTATTCGAATTATATCAAGCTGTTATGGATGAAGCTCATAAAGGCATTCATATACAGCGTTATAAAGGTCTAGGTGAGATGAATCCTGAACAATTATGGAAAACAACTATGAATCCGGAAAATCGGACTTTTCTTAAGGTTAACGTTGATGATCTTTCTGAAGCTGGAGATATCTTTTCGGATCTTATGGGTGAAAAAGTTGAACCACGAAGAGAATTTATTGAACGCAATGCACTCAGTGTTCGTGAATTAGATATTTAG